In Arcanobacterium wilhelmae, the following are encoded in one genomic region:
- a CDS encoding purine-nucleoside phosphorylase encodes MSTPHIGAQPGDFAPAVLLPGDPKRAKRMAEQLMPDAKLVTDVRGILGFTGEVNGKPLSIMGTGMGQPSLSIYVNELFMHYGVERAIRVGTCGGLSMDVNVGDVVVAMGAHYEGVLNTYLTPGIHYSAVADYGLVRAAVDAAEGEEGIHVGTVASRDRFYGVPKEENEALAAVGCLGTEMEAGALYGLAAKYGRQALAVLTVSDHILKGSDRDYTAAEREELFQRALKLAVAAAHS; translated from the coding sequence ATGTCCACACCCCACATTGGTGCGCAGCCCGGTGATTTCGCCCCCGCAGTGCTGCTTCCCGGCGATCCGAAGCGCGCCAAGCGCATGGCCGAGCAGCTGATGCCTGATGCGAAGCTCGTCACCGACGTCCGTGGCATCCTCGGTTTCACGGGTGAAGTCAATGGCAAGCCGCTGTCCATTATGGGAACCGGCATGGGCCAGCCCTCGCTCTCAATCTACGTCAATGAGCTCTTCATGCACTACGGCGTTGAGCGCGCGATCCGCGTAGGAACCTGCGGTGGCCTCTCGATGGACGTCAACGTCGGCGACGTCGTTGTGGCGATGGGCGCCCACTACGAAGGTGTACTCAACACCTATCTCACACCGGGAATCCACTATTCGGCCGTTGCAGATTACGGCCTCGTGCGCGCAGCCGTCGATGCAGCCGAAGGTGAAGAAGGTATCCATGTTGGCACCGTTGCCTCGCGCGATCGCTTCTATGGCGTTCCGAAGGAGGAGAACGAAGCACTCGCCGCCGTCGGTTGCTTGGGTACCGAGATGGAAGCCGGCGCCCTCTACGGCCTGGCCGCCAAGTACGGCCGTCAGGCACTTGCAGTCCTCACGGTTTCGGATCACATTCTGAAGGGCTCGGATCGTGATTACACTGCCGCTGAGCGTGAGGAGCTGTTCCAGCGCGCTCTGAAGCTCGCAGTTGCTGCGGCTCATTCCTGA
- a CDS encoding alpha/beta hydrolase: MDFFWNIPLTGLPAQIVIWALVATITVGAFVYTFRANRARARLALIVAGIIDGIAVFGFFVWPNPWPGEVPWNLFVAGFTAVFTIAGVALVAGARLRLLPLAVLSAILTFLVANLTYKEYTNFGSFLPPTNVVRMSYEEFTHQQRPPVNEGRTVGALVTVPFEGPTSGFPARDAVAYIPPAYFTSQERLPVVVLLAGNPGTPDHWFTAGDAATAADNYQKAHGGRSPIIISVDGTGSLMGNPGCVDGPVYKVHTYLTKDVPALIKEHFRVNTDQHTWSIGGLSYGATCSVQIATTAPGTYGAFLSFSGDKTLEVGSREATINTLFGGDTAAWEAADPAHVLAKAADTRSDVFSGQRGMFISGAEDAEAITSQEYLARLAMNAGMNVSTFTVPGGHSFDVWRAAFVKALPFAAQTIGGLK, translated from the coding sequence ATGGATTTTTTCTGGAACATCCCGCTCACCGGTCTGCCCGCGCAGATCGTGATCTGGGCTCTCGTGGCAACGATCACCGTCGGTGCATTTGTCTACACATTCCGAGCAAACCGTGCTCGGGCTCGTCTTGCCCTGATCGTTGCTGGAATTATCGACGGCATCGCGGTTTTCGGCTTCTTCGTGTGGCCGAACCCCTGGCCAGGTGAAGTTCCATGGAATCTTTTCGTTGCCGGCTTCACTGCAGTTTTCACGATCGCAGGTGTCGCACTCGTTGCCGGTGCTCGGCTACGGTTACTCCCACTGGCAGTGCTCAGCGCGATTCTCACTTTCCTCGTCGCGAACCTTACCTACAAGGAATACACAAACTTCGGCTCCTTTTTGCCGCCCACCAACGTTGTTCGAATGAGCTACGAGGAGTTCACGCACCAGCAACGTCCGCCGGTCAACGAAGGTCGAACGGTCGGCGCCCTCGTGACGGTTCCGTTTGAAGGCCCGACGTCGGGCTTCCCTGCTCGCGACGCCGTCGCGTACATTCCACCCGCCTACTTCACCTCGCAAGAGCGCCTGCCCGTCGTCGTTCTTCTCGCCGGAAACCCCGGGACTCCCGATCACTGGTTCACTGCCGGCGATGCCGCAACAGCAGCCGACAACTACCAAAAGGCGCATGGCGGACGCTCCCCGATCATCATCTCGGTGGACGGCACTGGCTCGTTGATGGGGAACCCCGGGTGCGTCGACGGCCCCGTCTACAAGGTCCACACCTATCTCACCAAAGACGTGCCCGCTCTGATCAAGGAGCACTTCCGAGTCAACACCGACCAACACACCTGGTCGATCGGCGGCCTGTCCTACGGGGCAACCTGCTCTGTTCAAATCGCGACGACGGCGCCGGGAACCTATGGCGCGTTCCTCTCCTTCTCAGGCGACAAAACCCTCGAGGTCGGCAGCCGTGAAGCGACGATCAACACCCTCTTCGGTGGCGATACTGCCGCCTGGGAAGCTGCCGACCCCGCACACGTACTCGCGAAGGCAGCCGATACCCGCTCAGACGTCTTCAGCGGACAACGCGGAATGTTTATCTCCGGAGCAGAAGATGCCGAGGCGATCACCTCACAGGAATACCTTGCGAGGCTCGCGATGAACGCAGGGATGAATGTGTCAACCTTCACTGTTCCAGGCGGGCACAGCTTTGACGTGTGGCGGGCTGCTTTCGTCAAAGCGCTCCCCTTCGCCGCTCAGACCATTGGAGGGTTGAAGTGA
- a CDS encoding vitamin K epoxide reductase family protein, translating to MKDLEYRDDMTDEELDALEARLDSVAERYHAPASEHERSGGVTRGTAIAVVVSSLIGFAASLGLILSEKEKLTNPDAALACDINPLVGCSKWIGQWQNEVFFGISNSVLGFAFFSGMIAIGLVLLTRSTISRLVWQAISLATTAGIVWVCWFAYMSFFKEGSLCPYCVVTWFATIPLWVTVAGASLHAGHWGSGGVPFGRALVRNRWYVVVSVWAALVVFAIIWFWDQWMIVL from the coding sequence GTGAAGGATCTCGAATATCGCGATGATATGACTGATGAAGAGCTCGACGCTCTCGAGGCACGGCTCGATTCCGTGGCAGAACGCTATCACGCGCCGGCGAGCGAGCATGAGCGATCCGGTGGTGTAACACGTGGAACAGCGATCGCCGTCGTCGTGTCCTCTCTGATCGGTTTTGCCGCATCGCTGGGGCTGATTTTGTCCGAAAAGGAAAAATTGACGAACCCGGATGCTGCGCTCGCGTGCGATATTAACCCGCTCGTGGGTTGTTCGAAGTGGATTGGCCAATGGCAAAACGAGGTGTTTTTCGGCATCTCGAACTCCGTGCTCGGATTCGCGTTCTTTTCGGGCATGATCGCGATCGGGCTCGTGTTGCTCACGCGCTCGACGATTTCGCGACTCGTGTGGCAGGCGATTTCACTTGCGACGACGGCTGGAATCGTCTGGGTGTGCTGGTTCGCATACATGTCCTTCTTCAAAGAGGGTTCGCTCTGCCCGTATTGCGTGGTGACATGGTTCGCGACGATACCTCTGTGGGTGACGGTTGCAGGTGCATCGCTCCACGCTGGGCACTGGGGGAGCGGCGGAGTCCCGTTTGGGCGTGCTCTCGTGCGTAACCGCTGGTACGTGGTGGTTTCGGTATGGGCTGCGCTGGTTGTGTTCGCGATTATCTGGTTCTGGGATCAGTGGATGATCGTCTTGTGA
- a CDS encoding HAD-IIB family hydrolase gives MSLIAFDLDDTLAPSKSPLPPRMGEALAKLLDVVQVCVISGGTFAQFENQLLANLDATEEQLGRLHLMPTCGTRYMRRDAGAWVPVYVRDLPDELRERALGALEEQAKRLGLWEETTWGDILEDRGSQITFSALGQEAPLEAKKAWDPTGAKKEALRSAVEPLLPELEVRSGGSTSVDITAKGIDKAYGIAELAQQTGIAIEEMLFIGDRLDEGGNDYPVTRLGIATHAVTGWEDTAEFVEQFVAQNKGK, from the coding sequence ATTTCGTTGATCGCGTTCGATCTGGACGACACGCTCGCGCCGTCCAAGTCGCCACTGCCGCCAAGGATGGGTGAAGCGCTTGCCAAGTTGCTCGACGTGGTGCAGGTGTGTGTGATTTCTGGCGGAACGTTTGCACAGTTTGAGAACCAGTTGCTCGCAAATTTGGACGCCACCGAGGAACAGCTCGGGCGACTCCACCTCATGCCCACATGCGGCACGCGGTACATGAGGCGCGACGCCGGCGCGTGGGTACCGGTGTATGTGCGCGACTTGCCCGATGAGTTGCGTGAGCGTGCACTGGGGGCTCTCGAGGAACAGGCGAAGCGGCTGGGCTTGTGGGAAGAGACGACGTGGGGAGATATCCTCGAAGACCGCGGCTCGCAGATCACGTTCTCAGCTCTTGGCCAGGAAGCCCCGCTCGAGGCGAAGAAGGCGTGGGATCCAACAGGAGCGAAGAAGGAAGCATTGCGCTCCGCCGTCGAGCCTCTGCTCCCGGAGCTCGAGGTGCGATCTGGTGGGTCGACGTCGGTGGATATTACCGCCAAGGGCATCGACAAAGCGTACGGAATTGCGGAGCTAGCACAGCAAACTGGAATTGCGATCGAGGAGATGCTGTTCATTGGCGACCGCCTTGACGAGGGAGGGAACGATTACCCCGTTACTCGTCTTGGGATCGCGACCCACGCGGTGACGGGCTGGGAGGACACCGCCGAGTTCGTTGAACAGTTTGTCGCTCAAAACAAGGGGAAGTAG
- a CDS encoding bifunctional lysylphosphatidylglycerol flippase/synthetase MprF — MKVFAIVKKAPVAIALLVTMWIMWLALGGDHMALRHTFGLRANGDLNFLHVFSSGLTSATAQGVIGATIGILTLGVAAERVLGSMRFALLSLAMHTIFAPFGLWFAVISEPFLESIATAGTSDILLSPGAWIFGTSMFATAFMPAIWKRRLRLAAFVISATQMLFLGTVTNTVSFIAVIGGIIAGSLVAGLGVPRLRTLRQSSAREKRVLVAVLLGTVAVVPVLIGAHPAASGLFVDASFLIWQPFALAFHADWACAAGDAARCASMGSLVKFEGPSNTIANLIPVTIQLIFAWGLVRAKRAAWIGALASTLLTVVIVVVQFVQVGLIAGDLSAVIAICVFSLIPWFAVTIALLATRTLYRVRTSRSEHARALALVGTGLGTAALIWFAGALTFSSQFAPAIGLREALGEFVVRLLPPIASLFLPLGNVPSGTGAWNAFIWSGTVFWIFIAVALFYLVVDSHSDLHFHDRVKARQILESGTGDHLSFMTLWEGNSYFFHELGYVAYRVSNGVAVTLGGPVFAGRSSDADQETADDADATARVETAPISLPTQAEREELASAFEAFVQQQGWHIAWYSVNESFQRPGFKKLHVAEEGVLPADTKFTGKKFQNVRTAKNNAAKEGITAVWTDWESLDLDMRARVTALSEQWVAEKALPEMGFTLGALDELKVPGTKMMLAIDSKLTLHGITSWLPVYEGGQLVGYTLDFMRRDSDGWRSVIEFLLGESVPKMDELGLKWVSLSGAPLARSEAASDPSFLDNVLDRVGAIIEPLYGFRSLAGSKYKFNPTHEGWYLAYNDELALGAIGLAISHCYLPEIGPKGMAEIVRVYFEAQKQAKIDEEEKAKRRALVEARDAVEKALRRGQEIPAEAAKLLPACEIDAIVAKVNSETSV; from the coding sequence GTGAAAGTATTCGCGATTGTCAAAAAGGCACCTGTTGCCATTGCGCTCCTCGTCACGATGTGGATCATGTGGCTCGCCCTCGGAGGCGATCACATGGCCCTCCGCCATACGTTTGGACTGCGCGCCAACGGCGATCTGAACTTCCTCCACGTGTTTAGCTCGGGGCTAACATCGGCCACTGCCCAAGGCGTGATCGGGGCAACGATTGGGATTCTCACGCTCGGAGTTGCGGCTGAGCGAGTGCTCGGCTCGATGCGTTTCGCGCTCCTCTCCCTTGCGATGCACACCATCTTCGCCCCATTCGGCCTGTGGTTCGCTGTTATCTCCGAACCATTCCTTGAGTCGATTGCCACGGCCGGTACATCCGACATCTTGCTCTCTCCAGGGGCATGGATCTTCGGCACGTCGATGTTCGCTACCGCATTCATGCCAGCCATCTGGAAGCGCCGCCTTCGCCTTGCCGCTTTCGTCATTTCGGCAACTCAGATGCTCTTCCTCGGCACGGTGACGAACACGGTGTCATTCATCGCCGTGATCGGCGGTATCATCGCTGGCTCCCTTGTCGCTGGCCTCGGAGTTCCACGCCTGCGTACCCTCCGTCAGTCCTCGGCACGTGAGAAGCGCGTTCTCGTTGCCGTTCTCCTTGGCACGGTCGCGGTCGTTCCCGTCCTCATCGGCGCTCATCCGGCGGCATCTGGCTTGTTTGTGGATGCGAGTTTCCTCATTTGGCAACCTTTTGCCCTTGCGTTCCACGCTGATTGGGCGTGTGCCGCTGGCGACGCAGCTCGCTGTGCCTCGATGGGCAGTCTCGTCAAGTTTGAGGGACCATCCAATACGATTGCCAACCTTATTCCTGTGACTATCCAGTTGATTTTCGCGTGGGGGCTTGTGCGTGCCAAGCGTGCGGCCTGGATTGGCGCACTCGCCTCGACTCTTCTGACTGTAGTGATCGTCGTCGTCCAGTTCGTCCAGGTTGGCCTTATCGCAGGCGACTTGAGCGCAGTCATTGCTATTTGCGTGTTTTCGCTCATTCCATGGTTCGCCGTCACAATCGCACTCCTCGCAACCCGCACTCTGTACAGGGTACGGACCTCACGCAGTGAGCATGCACGCGCGCTTGCACTCGTTGGAACCGGCCTAGGTACTGCCGCCCTCATATGGTTTGCCGGGGCTTTGACGTTTTCCTCGCAATTCGCCCCTGCGATCGGATTGCGCGAGGCTCTTGGCGAGTTCGTTGTCCGTCTGCTCCCCCCAATTGCTTCGCTCTTCCTCCCACTCGGGAACGTGCCATCTGGAACCGGCGCGTGGAACGCTTTCATTTGGTCGGGAACAGTATTTTGGATTTTCATCGCGGTCGCATTGTTCTACCTGGTGGTTGATTCCCACTCAGATCTTCACTTCCACGACCGCGTCAAGGCGCGCCAAATCCTCGAGTCCGGCACCGGCGACCACCTGTCCTTCATGACGCTGTGGGAGGGAAACTCATATTTCTTCCACGAGCTCGGCTACGTAGCCTACCGTGTGTCGAATGGCGTCGCCGTGACGCTCGGCGGACCCGTGTTTGCTGGCCGCTCCTCCGACGCCGACCAGGAGACGGCCGACGACGCCGATGCTACGGCACGCGTAGAAACGGCACCGATATCCTTGCCCACGCAAGCTGAACGCGAGGAGTTAGCGTCTGCCTTCGAAGCGTTCGTCCAGCAACAGGGCTGGCACATCGCATGGTATTCAGTCAACGAATCCTTCCAGCGCCCAGGCTTCAAGAAGCTCCACGTCGCCGAGGAAGGCGTACTGCCCGCAGATACGAAGTTCACGGGCAAGAAATTCCAGAACGTTCGCACGGCGAAGAACAACGCAGCCAAGGAAGGCATCACGGCTGTCTGGACAGATTGGGAGAGCCTCGATCTAGACATGCGCGCCCGCGTCACAGCACTGTCCGAGCAATGGGTCGCCGAGAAGGCCCTCCCAGAAATGGGCTTCACCCTGGGCGCGTTGGACGAGCTGAAAGTTCCCGGAACGAAGATGATGCTCGCTATTGACAGCAAGCTGACGCTCCACGGAATCACCTCCTGGCTCCCCGTTTATGAGGGCGGCCAGCTCGTGGGCTACACGCTCGATTTCATGCGCCGTGATTCGGATGGCTGGCGTTCTGTGATCGAGTTCCTGCTTGGCGAGTCCGTGCCGAAGATGGATGAGCTCGGGTTGAAGTGGGTCTCGCTGTCGGGAGCGCCGCTTGCACGAAGCGAAGCGGCTTCAGATCCGTCGTTCCTCGACAACGTCCTGGATCGAGTGGGTGCAATCATCGAGCCTCTCTACGGCTTCCGCTCGCTGGCGGGCTCGAAATACAAGTTCAACCCCACACATGAAGGCTGGTACTTGGCTTACAACGACGAGCTCGCGCTCGGTGCCATCGGGCTCGCAATCTCGCACTGCTATCTGCCCGAGATCGGGCCGAAGGGAATGGCAGAGATCGTGCGCGTGTACTTCGAGGCTCAAAAGCAGGCGAAGATCGACGAAGAAGAAAAGGCCAAGCGCCGTGCTCTGGTTGAGGCGCGCGACGCCGTGGAGAAGGCTTTGCGGCGCGGGCAGGAGATCCCTGCCGAGGCGGCAAAGCTCCTTCCCGCGTGTGAAATCGACGCCATCGTAGCGAAGGTCAACAGCGAAACGTCCGTCTAA
- a CDS encoding AI-2E family transporter, with product MLNNNSSEPKVPVTLERSAAWSWRLIVTTVALLAAGWAMLQLSSIVVALMVSLLLAVILEPVASFLRNRWHWPRSLASVTALLGLVIIVSLLLIGAGTSIFQGFADLSSQINAGIDSIVAWLHQQFPQFDQEISNAWQQVQDYAKSNSSTIAGGVASVGSGLLSLATGTVLVLFTLFFFLKDGRRMWHWVVRLFPAENRTAVNESGIRAWITVASYVRVQAIVAFVDALGIALVAFILKTPITLAFPIGVLVFLFSFIPIVGAFVSGFVATMVVLVNTGSPWMALAMFVGVLVVQQVEGNVLQPVLQGNALNMHPLAIVMVIAGGSALFGLYGALFSVPIAAAVNTVALYLRGHDIYPYLTSDENRPGGPFKPFDYYTKLYWEDFAQNVAQTESPKSRFVTGESGTKESIERDEEATASNE from the coding sequence ATGCTCAACAACAACTCATCTGAGCCGAAAGTGCCAGTTACCCTCGAGCGAAGCGCTGCATGGTCATGGCGCCTCATTGTGACCACCGTCGCGCTACTCGCCGCCGGCTGGGCGATGCTCCAGCTCTCCTCCATTGTGGTTGCGCTCATGGTGTCGCTCTTGCTCGCTGTGATCCTCGAGCCAGTGGCATCTTTCCTCCGCAATCGATGGCACTGGCCGCGCTCCCTCGCCTCCGTAACCGCTCTCCTCGGGCTGGTGATCATTGTCAGTCTGCTCCTCATCGGCGCAGGCACCTCAATCTTCCAGGGCTTTGCGGATCTCTCCAGCCAAATCAACGCCGGAATCGACTCGATCGTGGCTTGGCTGCACCAACAGTTCCCTCAGTTCGATCAAGAAATTTCGAACGCCTGGCAGCAAGTTCAGGACTACGCGAAGTCCAATTCCTCGACGATCGCGGGCGGCGTCGCCTCCGTGGGCTCGGGCCTTCTCTCGCTCGCAACTGGTACCGTCCTCGTGCTCTTCACCCTGTTCTTCTTCCTCAAGGATGGACGACGCATGTGGCACTGGGTGGTACGCCTCTTCCCCGCCGAGAACCGCACCGCAGTGAACGAATCGGGCATCCGCGCATGGATTACGGTTGCCTCGTACGTGCGAGTTCAGGCGATCGTGGCATTCGTGGACGCCCTCGGCATTGCGCTCGTTGCATTCATCTTGAAAACGCCAATCACGCTCGCTTTCCCAATCGGCGTACTGGTGTTCTTGTTCTCGTTCATCCCGATCGTTGGTGCGTTCGTTTCTGGTTTCGTTGCCACAATGGTGGTGCTTGTCAACACGGGAAGCCCGTGGATGGCACTGGCCATGTTCGTTGGCGTGCTCGTGGTTCAGCAGGTCGAGGGCAACGTTCTCCAGCCCGTCCTACAAGGCAACGCTCTGAACATGCACCCGCTCGCAATCGTTATGGTGATCGCTGGAGGGTCTGCCCTCTTCGGCCTCTACGGCGCACTCTTCTCCGTGCCGATCGCCGCCGCTGTGAACACGGTAGCCCTGTATCTGCGTGGCCACGACATTTACCCATATCTCACATCCGACGAGAACCGCCCGGGCGGGCCGTTCAAGCCGTTCGACTACTACACCAAGCTCTACTGGGAAGATTTCGCGCAAAACGTTGCCCAGACCGAGTCGCCCAAATCCCGCTTTGTCACAGGCGAATCGGGGACGAAAGAATCGATCGAACGCGACGAAGAAGCCACCGCATCCAACGAATGA